From one Parambassis ranga chromosome 5, fParRan2.1, whole genome shotgun sequence genomic stretch:
- the gpr185b gene encoding G-protein coupled receptor 12, which yields MILSLAAAAAMSSGGGGGSLNSSSPLDPFDSSTSWSLGEDPSNSSAEPVVRTLTPDLQPATTAVAVQDVSPWDIALCVTGTLISCENALVIAVLFYTPTLRAPMFILIGSLAVADLLAGLGLILNFVFTYLVDSSVEFVTLLSVGLLISAFSASVLNILAITVDRYLSLYNALTYHTERTVTFTYLMVVFIWVSCLTLGLLPALGWNCLRDESTCSICRPVTKNNAVVLAVTFLLVFALMMQLYLQICKIAFRHAQQIAVQHQFVAISTTKGVSTLSAILCAFGVCWLPFAMYSIVADSSYPVIYTYATVLPATCCSVINPIIYAFRNPDIQKSLWMACCGCVPSNLSLRPRTSSDV from the coding sequence ATGATTCTCTcgctggctgcagcagcagccatgagtAGCGGCGGTGGAGGCGGCAGTCTCaactcctcctcccccctcgaCCCCTTcgactcctccacctcctggaGCCTAGGTGAGGACCCATCCAACTCCTCCGCCGAGCCCGTCGTGCGAACTCTGACCCCGGACCTCCAGCCGGCGACCACTGCCGTCGCTGTGCAGGACGTCAGCCCCTGGGACATTGCCCTGTGCGTGACGGGGACGCTCATCTCCTGCGAGAACGCCCTGGTGATCGCCGTGCTGTTCTACACGCCGACGCTCCGCGCTCCCATGTTCATCCTGATCGGCTCGCTTGCGGTGGCGGACCTTCTGGCCGGGCTGGGCCTCATCTTGAACTTTGTCTTCACGTATTTGGTGGACAGCTCGGTGGAGTTTGTGACACTGCTGTCGGTCGGACTGCTCATCTCCGCCTTCTCGGCATCCGTCCTCAACATCCTCGCCATCACAGTGGACCGGTACCTGTCGCTGTACAACGCCCTGACCTACCACACTGAACGGACAGTCACCTTCACCTACTTGATGGTGGTCTTTATCTGGGTGTCGTGCCTCACGCTCGGCTTGCTGCCGGCGCTCGGTTGGAACTGCTTGCGGGACGAGTCCACGTGCAGCATCTGCCGGCCCGTCACCAAAAACAACGCCGTGGTGCTTGCCGTCACTTTCCTCCTGGTCTTTGCCCTGATGATGCAGCTCTACCTTCAGATCTGCAAGATCGCCTTCCGCCATGCGCAGCAGATCGCCGTGCAGCACCAGTTCGTGGCCATCTCCACCACCAAAGGCGTCTCCACACTGTCGGCCATCTTGTGTGCCTTCGGGGTGTGTTGGCTGCCGTTCGCCATGTACTCCATTGTGGCCGACTCCAGCTACCCCGTGATCTACACCTACGCCACGGTCCTCCCAGCCACTTGCTGCTCTGTGATCAACCCCATCATCTATGCGTTCCGAAACCCGGACATCCAGAAGTCGCTTTGGATGGCGTGCTGCGGGTGCGTCCCGTCCAACCTCTCCCTCAGACCCAGGACCTCCAGTGACGTGTAG